A region of the Penicillium psychrofluorescens genome assembly, chromosome: 6 genome:
TTCTGTCACGCTGTTACTTTCACTTGCCGTACGACTGTACGTCCGCATTCGCCTAAAGAACCGCATTTGCCCAGATGACATTCTTTCGATCTTAGCTACAGTATGTTCCCGTCCTTAACCTACTAAGACGTCAAGTGGGAGGAAAAATCAATGGTATCATAGGGAGAAGAAAGCATGCTGATTTTAGCTTAGGCATTTTATTTGGCACTAGTAGTGCCATATATATTTGGAATACTTCGCGACGGGATTGGAAAACGGACCGGTGCGTACCAAATGAGACCTATGCAAAGGGATTGAAGGTTTGTTTGGCCTTCAAATTGGGATCTCTTGGATTAATTATGTTATGAGCATGACGCTATCATATGCGAGCTCTTATACTTAATTACCACTTATCTTATTAAACTATCATTTATTTCTACACTTTTTCGAATCGTGACGGAGAAGGTATACATTACGATCCTCTATCTTCTGATACTAACTGGAACAATCACTTCTTTACTTGCCTGGTTTTggttgctcttcttctgtcaCCCCGTGCAATATTTCTGGCAACAGACCGTGAGTCCTAATTTCCACGACGGGTCATGCAAAGGAATCTTCAGCCTTATAACAGTTACAATGCCCCATGTTGCCTGGGTTTTGGTTACAGATCTAGTCCTAGGCATTGTTTTCGCCACGCTGTTGCTTCGTAAGCTACAGATGCACCCAAAGACCAAGGCCTCGGCCTGGGCCTTGCTTGGACTCGAATCAATGTGAGTCAGTCCGTCTCAGATGTTTCCATGTTGCCAAACTAATAGGGACTGGGTGCTATGTTAAAGTACAGGCGTGTTTACTATTATCCGCATTGTCTATTTGCCCAAGTTTACTATGTCCGAGAGTCTTCTATACAACAACCCGTTGATTTTCTGGTCTACTCTCGAGGTTGCCATTAGCATCATTGCCACTGCTGCAGCCACTTGGAAGCCACTGATAGTGCGGTTAGCCCTCCACATCCATGTAGCAGAAGAAGGCATCTTGATGTCAACCAACGTTCTCCAGGCCAGGAGAATTCAAACACCTCAGAGATTCTCCCGCTTTCCATATAATCAAGCAGGCTTAAGTATGGGAGGTATTTCGAGCGGAAATATTCTCTCTGATACTGAGCGGAAAAGCCTCATCCTCTCGAGCTTAAACCAGAATCCTTGGGTGCCTGGGTAGAGAATGTTCAAGATCAGGGTAATGGAAGAGAGAACTAAATTTAATATATTTGTTTCGTTGGTTATACCCGTCCGGTGCAGTTCAGATAGCTTTCATTCAACGATAGTGTGCAAATAGCGTGCGTCTGAGCATCTTGAGTATAAGCGAGTGTGGGGTATTTTCGGTATGTGGAGAAGTGATCGCTCACCAGCTTGGAGTGTCGGCTCTGGAAGACGGCGGCGAGGGAAATGCGTGTAATTATTATTTCACATTCGAATTATAAACTAAGATTAATAGAATTGTAAAGTTGGAATATGATTAATTGATGATGAAGAATATCCGTCAAAAGGCAAACCTACTACGGAAGAACTCAGAGGCCGTCATGAGCAGGTATACTGCAAGTAGGGCAAATGGTGGTATCGGCATGCTTAATAGATTAATTCGGGTATTTAATAGGCTACCGGACGGTACCATCTTCGTACCTTCGAAACCACTCAAGCAGCAATCCGAAAGCGGGACGTTCAACAACGAGGTCCTTAGGTTCCTCCTAATGAGTTGCTTTGCTTACTATGAATATCAAGGTGTGACATCATAGTTTGATACCGAAGATTATCGTATAGTACGTCTAATTGACCCCTTGTGAGTATGTGGCCTAAAATTCCTCAGCTGAAGCAGCGTTTGTGGTTGGGCTTGCTTAGTACGCAGGCGCTAGTATCCTACATTCCGAGGTAAGCTAATCCTCTATCTGTTTAGGTATCTTTGACATGCTTCTTACTTACTCGTACAACACTTAGTCTTTCAAGACATGGATAGTCGGAAAATATCGTAGCGTTTGACTTGCAGCGTCGCGACGACGGATCTTTAGTTGCTACTCACTCCCCTTATATTTCTAGTTTGGCGAATTATGGTCCACCATATGACTCTATATTTGCTAGGCGTATCGGGCTGCCCTATGATACATTCGACAATTTGTTTGACAATATCACTTAGGAGGATGTGACTTCTAAAGGTCTGGTCAAGAGAACTTTTGATTAGGATGTCTCAAATTTGCGCAAGCAACGATAGGCCAGAAAAATAGATTACTTCCATGCCTAATAACCTTCCTAAGCCATAAGACTACTAGTTTAAGAGTGCTACTATTAATAGGTTCTACGTGGCTAACTCAGAGCAAACGGCAGTATACTAGTCTAAGTTGATAGATGCCGATGAAGACGCGGTAGTTGAAAAGTTCTAATAGGGAACTAGAAGTCTTCACGAATGTTCTAAGCTAACGATTATGAGTAAGAGGGGTATCTAGACGGTAAGGCTTTATTCGTTTCTATGTGACTATTCATATACTAATTAATCAATAGGCGTACTTCTAGGAGAGTAGAACGTTTAATAGGAAAGACATATTAGAAGCGGAGGACCTAAAGTTGCTTAGATAATACGTTATTAGAGTACTCGTTAGAAATGGCAAGTAGAGGGAGTATATGGATCTCATTAGCTAGAGTCTATTTAACGATCCCTACGACGATACCCGTGTGATCTAGATGTCTCTAGTCTAAATGACGACCCTAATCAAGCGTACTAATTACCTAGCGTATTAAAACAAAATTTGAAAGATTAAAGAAGTTGTTACAATATAACTCTAGACAATTGCTAATCCTAATAGAGGAATTGACTCTAGGAAGTTTGATGTACTAGCGGCTAATGTATAGTTACAGTGGCGGAAACTATAACGGTGAAAACGCGAACAACATTACTAAAAGCGCTTACCGAAAAGCCATCTTCTAGTTAGTGTCGCTTTTGGTCTCATTGCGGCTTTCGGTTCGTTCTAATGCTTTCTAGATAACACGGAGAAAGTGCCTAGCAACTCTTCTCCGGGTACAACAAGTACTCGAACGGCAACTCACAGGATCACTAGACGGGCGAGTTTACGCCAGTAGCACTTAGAAACAGTGATACCATGGACTAGGATCAAAGGTTGATCGTGTGAAATAACCTTGCGTATACATAGTCTTAATGTGGTAGAACGCGATTGTGTGGTTCGTAACAAATAATGCACGATAAACGTCGAGCTGTGTAGGTGAAGTCAGAAATACTGAAAGTTGAAATGATCGACTTACGGGCTAAGAATTCTTAGCTTAGAATAGATCAACGAGATCGACGTATACAAATATTGTGGGATCTGGATTTTCTTTACAAGTGCCTTACGGAGCACGTGTGGCCATGTGATCGCATTGAATGTATTTAGTAACTCATTCCACAAGTTTACGCTAAGAAGGCGCGGTTACTACCTTCTACAAAATACCCAGATAAGGCACACGAAGTGCTGAGATaaatcatcatcttcaagcAGCAAAATCCCTTAGTAGAGTGATACCGCTGCATTTAACTGCTTTAGCGATCATCGGCGATGGTTTAGGAGCCGGTAGCGTATTCAGCGGCTACAATGTTGGCCTGTACCGAATTCTCGGTATCATCCGATGGATAGCCTGAAGTCATAACACCTTCATAAAATGTGCCCTGGGCGCCATTGCTGTTGTCACCACCAATACCCAGAATAATGGCACcttccttcatcatcgggcTGTACCCAGTCGGGTAGGCTCCGCTCCAGTACGTTCCAAGTGAACCAGAGGCAGCATTGCCACCACGGATTGACCATTGGTTTGGCTCCCCTTTGACTATAGCCGTGACAAAACGCCAGGAGATTGACGGGTTTGTTGATGTCACATCGAAATCGTCTCCGGCAGATAGACCATTTTCAAGGTCAGCCAAGATCCAGGGACCACTTCCAGTGCCAGTGCCATATCCAGTACCAAGTCCAAAATAGATAGCCTCCATATGGGCGTCACCATTGTCGTCATTGTTTGTCTCTGCATTGCCGTAGTCGAAGCAGCATGCACCGTTGTAATCTGTTCCATCAAGAACAGCATACAagccttctgcttcatcaCCAGTGGCTGTGCCTACAGCGGTATCACAGCGGTATCCCATGCCCGGCTGGATCTGGACACCGTACGCCTTTTGTCCGTTGAGCGTGACAGGAGCTCCAGTTGCATCAGCTAGGTTGTCTGGGCCAGGTgctgcacctcctccaggaGCTTGAGTGAGGTGATTGGCATTGCCGGACTGGTCATAAATGATGGTAATGCTGCAGCTGGTGCCTTCACAGAAGCTGTCCTGAGCAGCAGCATTGGCCACTGAGCCGGCAGACAAAGGTGCAATATCAGCTGTGGTGCCGTCAGAAGCCCGCGAGACTTGGTAGAGTGGGCCACTATAAGAATCATATAGAGCACGAGTGGTACTGTGGGCTGCAACGCAAGCTGTACCACCAGAGGCGTAGATGTCACAAGGGCCAGCTGCGACCAGAGAGCCCATGGCACCAATGCATATAGCAAGCCCTAAAGAGGAAAGAATAGACATGATGACCCCTTGGTGTCAAGAAATGACTTGCTATGAAGAGATAGATAAAGATAGACAAGAATACTCTGGAGGATTCTAAATACCATCTGTTTTCGTGCTGAGGCGATAGTTAAATAGATTTGATGCTGCGGGGTAGTGAGCTTTTCTCAATCACTTAGCTTGGGTTTACCTTGTTTTCAGAATAGAATACTTGATTCTTACAGACAAGGTAGTATTCTGAAGATTTTAGATCACTGTTTCTCGGATATCACGGAAATCAATCATTGAATGCTTGCATGATTTGTGATAGACTCAACTTTTGGGGTGGGCTTCTACAAATACTTGTTATTGAAGGGCTGGATGCTTCAACTAACAATCAGTGATATCGTTGGACGAATAAAAGTATATCCCTTTATTTTGCAAAAACAAAACTGGCACCAAACGCAGCAGGAAAACAAAGGGGCTAGAGAGGGGAATACAGTACATTCGAAATTCGCTTCCACTTTTACATAGAGAATCTATCTTCAATCTTGGCGCTAAGACTTTAGCGTATGTGGCTAGACTATATTGGGCTATATTATGGATCACATTTTCAGTCGCTGTCCCTATAATTGGTCTGGCGCCCCAAAGTAAAATGTTCTGGATGAACTTCGCTGTGTAAACcatggaagccaatttcGAACATAAGTGTAAGCAAATAGTCGGTCTACAGGATTCTAATTCAGCCACACGGAATTAGACTTCAGCAAAGCTTATAGGCCTTCCTATATCCCTAGGGTGAAGCAAAGTATAGTTCCTTCGGGTCCATGAGCCATCTCGGATCTACAAACAATGAATGCTCTATATAGATATAAGAGCTTGAAGTATGCTGCCTCTACTTAATGATTGCTCTTTGGAATTTTTCGCAATCTTGCCACTCCTTAATGTTTCAACTTCTTCGTACTCAGAAATTGTGCTGCGTTTTTCGGCCCAGCTAGATTTAGCCGAAGTTACATCGTTTATAAAAGTATAGTTAGGCCCTTTAATTccctcaatctcctcgcAGACTAGTTTCTCTCTGGCCAGGCAATCTTACTGCAGGTAACTAAGATGCCGCGAAGACTATCATTCGCGGGCAAGCTTCCTATTGTAGCCCGGAGTTAATCGGATCCAAGAGCAGAATTAGAATAGCTTTTGGTTAAATCAATCCGATTTATTCTGATTCGTGTTTCCAACATCACACAAATTGTCTCAATGAGCCCAACTCAGACTAGATGTGCCGCGGTAACATCGCATGTAGTAAATATTCTGCTTAGACCTCAACTGCCGGCCCCAATTCTCAGCATCCAATTGATTGGCTGGCTCTTTTTAGGGCCACATGCTCTATCTCTCGCCTGAGGGTGATTATTCCGCCGGCCTCCAGATAGCAATGTGGCTTCAATTAAGACTACCCCGCACCGGACAAATTATTCGGGAATATCCGTACAGATCTTTCAGCCACACACTACCTATGGAAAGCGTAAAACAAAATTAGTAGTAGTCGGCAGATCTGTTAGATCATTATCGTTGGTTCATATTGGTTCAGCGGGCTGATCACTGCGGGATTTAAGAGTAGCATGGCGAAGCCATGCGCGTAGTAGAGGACTAAATTGTGAATttagttgaagaagacaggCAAATATTACGGTCTTAAGTAATTCACCATCTAAACACTAGGAAACAGTCGCAATGGCTGAAGTTAACCACCTGTTAAAAACATCTGAATGTGCCGTTCTACCCCCAACAGTGACCTAGGTGCGTAAATTTCACTCTCTAGACACACAAATCCAATCTGATCATTCAGTAAATACATCAGAGCCCGCTATTCATCAACCCAGAGATGACTAAAGTGGTTAATTCTCAACCTGCCATCGACTACTCCCAAAAGTGATCTCGGTTAAATTTTACCACCCGTTGAACATCTTCCCAGCATGCCATTTTACCCTGTAAGAGAATGGTCAAGGTGATCAAAATTCACCACCCATAAGTCTACTTCAAGCCGCCATTCCACCCCTTCCAGGTTCGATCCAGTAATTATATTTGATCGCTCTTGTTACCACATCCCAACTCGCTTTTTTCCACTCGACTATATGAATAAGGAAATACTAGTAATCGTGAATCACCATCGTCATAGTGAATTTTATATAGGAATGACCAGAACGGATAGGTCGGTCAAGACTCTGCGTACTACCGATGAGAAGAAGTTTCTGGCAAATGAGAAGCTAGCAACGACGACAGCATAAGCATCACCGAACGCCATCAGTTCAGACTAAGTGAGAATGTGATACCGTAGCTAGGCCGGCTGATAGAGAGGGCGAGGGAGAGACAATAGAATTAATGCATAGAATCTACATTCACTCATATTACTTTATCCTATTTCGTAGGAAGGGGCGTTGAGAAAGGCTTTCAATTTCCTGTTTGAGCCACTGCTTTATTCCCTTTGTGCGATTCATTCTTTCTGTGCGGGATTCACTGGCGTCTGGACATATTCGTGCTTCTGTCggaagaagcgcctgcatTATCATTGCGACGGTAGCTGGGTATCATCACGTTATTatagcatcatcatcactatCATCAGATACCAAAATAACAAAGAGCTATATTCATACATGCTTCAGCCTCCATCCTAGCTAGTTCCAAATAAAATATAAGAAAAGCAAGCccaaagagaagaaaagacacaGAATAAACAGCTCCATCTTTTGTGATGGATTTTACACCCCATTTAAGGACTATTGCCAGTAATGATATCGTTCCAAACGCGCGCAGCCTCCTCGCCCTGAAGACCGGAGACGGCAGCCTGGGCCTGGTAGCACAGATCAAGGGTCGATTGGGGTGCATTGCACGGGCTGCGTAGACGGTTGCAGATCAGGCCCGCAACCGACCCGATGGATGTGTCACTGCCGAAGGGAAAGTCGACttggttgtttgttgtgAATGCGTAGTGGTTGCGTCCGTCCAGACCATACTCCCACCGGATTGTCGGGTCGGAGCAGGTGCCATAGTCTAGTGTGCCGCTAGGGCTACTAGTACAGGATGGGTCGGTGGCcgttgttgtggttgtgaCTGTGGTTGTTTCGATTAACGTGTCCGTCTCAGTGCTGGTGACGGTATCTGTGATCGTTTGATACTCTGTCCAGGTAGTAGTGTCAGTCACGATTTCGGTGACTGTGTTGGTTTCAGTAACGCCGGGCTCGGTCACGGTCTCGCCGCCGGTTGTCGTGGTCTCGGTGCTGGTTACTGTCGGCCCGGGTTCGGTGATAGTAGATGTTGATGCGTCTGCGGTGACGGTGGTTAGGTCCGTAGTTGTGTCTATGCAGTCAGTGATCGTGGAGATGATAGTATCGGTTTCCGTGATGATCTCTGTCGTGACTGGACCAGTTTCACTCGTGATGGTGGAGGTAACCGTCTCTGTAATAGTGGCCGCGCCGacaccatcatcgtcaataGTCAGAGTGATAGTTTGTGTGGGTTGCGAAGGGCTAAAATGTTTGCGTCGGTTTTGGTTCAATGTTATATAAGATCAAATAGACTAACCAGTGTGAAGTCACAGTCACCGTGGGAGCaggaccaccaccaccagaccACTGACCACCGTGACCGCCGCAGCCCTTGCCATCCCAGCCGTTACCACTACCACCATTGCTATCAGGACTGCCGTTGCTGACACCCCAATCGCCGTTACCTGCCCAGTTACTCGGCCAGACGAAGCCGCTAGGTCGACTACCGGGAGCAGGGTGAGCCACGACGAGAGGCACCACCTGCAACAGCAGGGCCGAGAGAGTAATTAAATCCAAGCGGATGGGCATTTTGACTGCGTTGGAAGATTCAAGAAGGCGGAATCTTTGGGAAGAAATTAAACAAACAAGTAGCCAGAGCCGCGTCTTGTACTAAACAGTTAATATGGCTGGAGATTTTTTCGAGATTTCCTCGCTCCTTCGCGGCCTGCGGGATGAGTTCGATTTAAATATACTGCTGTCTGTGGTCAATGCACCGACTGCAGTCTACATATGCATGTATTACCTTTGCGACGCTAATATGCCATATTAGGATATTCAGACACATAGGCTTTTCAAAAATGCATGATTCCAAGTTCGTCGTTTCAGGAATGACAATAGACAGCATGAAAACACCCTGTCTGGACTATTCTCCGGCCAAACCCTAAGTATAATCTTCCATCCGACCCAACCCTTCCCGTAAACATCAGGAGATTGGTTGGATGCGGCATTTTTTGTTTAGAGAATGTGACCGCCTACTGAACTACGAGCATTCGTGATGATCGACGTTCCGTCGGCATTTGCTGATATGTATTCATAGCTAAGCTTCTCTTCTCGCTACCCGTTTCTACGTCATGACCATTTGCCAAAGTAGGTACACATGTATCTCACAAAGCGGGTAATTCATTGGAATGCTTGGTTTATTCTTTGATGCAACGTTGGATCCTGATGGCCCTTCTAATGCGTTCTTCAAAGCTTTGCACATACTCCACCACTATATGCAGCAGTCATCCATTTATGCATTCCTTGAAGTGGCTAGTTGGACAATACGGTTCTCACCAAGTTTGAGGCATCAGCATGTAACcaccatcctcttcatcttgacAAGATCCCGAATTGGATGTAGTCTCCATGACTACTCTTCTACTCTTCAGTCTAACCAATTACCCTATAAATACAAGCAAAATTGGACCCACTAGCTTTCAGGAATGCAATGGCGATCTCTATCCAGCTAGGGAGGCACATGGCTACATCCCTGGTTTCCAAAGATCGAGGTGTCGCCTAGAACGTTAAGATTTACGGTGCCGCAACTACTTCAGGAGGGCAATCACATTTCAACTGGTCTTTCAATTACCTTATTGTCTATCATTAATTCGACTAATCATGGTCTTTGCTGGCAAACCAATTGTACATAAAAATAGAGAGGAATTGCATCGAGCGGTCTCCTCTGTTAGCAGGATCTGATTAGTTGTTGGGACAAGAAATTTGAACTCTTCTTCGGGAATCTTGAGACACGTAAACTTAGGTAAAAAAGGGTAGTTTAGTTCAGTCAGAAAGGTAGATTACCGGTCTTCATGCGGACATCGGGAGATATATATTGTAAATCCGATATAAGTACATATTAGTAGCAGAGAAATATATTCCGCACCTAGGCTAAGCTTGAACATAGGTTATTGCCCACTAAAACATTCGACATTTCTTGTTCCCATTTGTCTACATTCAAATATTCACCGGGTCAATGTATAATAACAGGCGTTGTTCAAAACGAAGCGCGTTCGTCGTGGTTATCAGTACATGCGGAAAGCGAGACCTACGAAGCGAGGAATAACCATAGATAATGACCGCCTTTAGACACCCGACCCGCTATTTCATCGCTTCACCTCAAAACTGACCACGCTGGAACATGCGCCAAGTCACAGGTTTATCCCCTGAAAATAACAGAATCGGTCAATATGGGCATCTTTTAATTGCATTGCAACATACAAACTTACTCCCCAGGCAATGACCGTGTGTGGATGTGATCATTCAAGTACAACGATACGCCATTTCACCACCCCTAGGAAGAATAAGAGATCAAAATTGGCCACCCATTAAACACATCAAATACATCACAACATGCCATTTTGCTTGATTTTTGATAAcccagcatggtggatccatggataatagtattgtacagcactaaactgcttttgatttttgacattcttggcattgtgccctcatttcgcttactaCGCGCTCggtattataaaagggatagaTAGATTATacacagaatgccagacttcttctatcttgtgATTTTCGACCGCATCGgaaattactagtgtaatttgtggtggatcacatacaccgcctagattcgacaGATAATACTGATCAGGAAAATGCAGCCATATTTCCTGATTGGGTCGCTTGTTTATTACGCTATTGGCGGAGCCCGCAATGGCCAAGACATtatgtggaaatgcaaaataagcgtaaccactagtaattctaccaagtagtctgattcgacaatgatgaaaacgatggtattcagtctatctattatcctggatttCATAGGGGCAGAAAACGGGGAATCCGCCGGAATGCGGAAATtacgctggacgcctagatctgatggatcagatcaggtgatcaggatgcggaagatggatcctagtaaattactagtgggaattccactccgacacaTTACTAGGTGATTGGCTATAACCCCGCCTCTCAGCTGGAACAATTCAGCGGGAACAATTCAGCGGGAACAATTCAGCTGGAACAATTCAGCTCGAACAATTCAGCTGGAACAATTCAGCtggtctggaagaagagtcATGTGGCAATGTCAGCGAAGGGCATTGTGCGGTGTGTGATATATACTATGGTTGCATCCACAAAACTCTGGCTAGATTCGACTCAATATTCTGTACCGTAACCGATCGCCAACCCCCCGCCTCATTCTGTGAACAAATACCCTAAGTGAGGACTGTCAGACCGTTGAAGTATCACGGAACAATTCCGACGGTGAATCCAATGGCTAGCAACACTGCGCAGAACCAGCGGATATGGCTGATCACGCATTCCCGGACTGCATCATTTCTGCTGGAGAGGATGCTTTCACAACAGCCAAATGTCCTCTATAGCTCTCATCCTTTTCTTGCCGCTCGCTCACAGAAGAGTGAGCTACTTTCGGCTGGTCCACTACATTTGACCGACCTTCAACAACGTCAGGAAATGAAAAATAGCTTCGACAAATGCTACGAATTACTCGAAAGATTCTTCTCAGACGCTGAAAAGCAAGGCAAATCCGCCTTTGTACATTCTCAGCCGCACTCTATGTTATCGCCAGCACTCGCCTCACAATACGTATATGGTGAGGTGGGTCTAAACAATCATCTGGGGTTCTGGGGCACAGGAAAATCATCAGTCGCCCACCATTCCAATCCGACTGTACTCCCAGACGAAATCCTTCTACATCCTGGTACCAAACCGATCATTACGTTTCGCCACCCCGTATTGATGGTAGATGGTGTATACCGGGGTTGGATTACCATCTCACCCGACAAACCACTTCGGGAAATGTCGTTAGTATCAACTCTACACTGGTCGCGTTTAATGTATGACTGGTTTTTGGACAATGGAGAGGAAAATGGAATCAAGCCGATTTTgctggatgccgatgatTATATTGGGCCACAGAAAGAAGCAGTCATGGAAAAAGTATGTGCACAAGCTGGCCTTGATTCTCGAGCAGTGATCTACACTTGGCAATCTGCCACTCCTGAAGAGCTCGCAGCCATGCCACCTCTCATAGTGCAAGTAAAACAGACGCTCTTGGCTTCAGATGGAGTTATGCCAGAGTATGCTGCGAGAGAGAGAAATCTTGATAAAGAAATGGCATCGTGGACAGAGAAATATGGTGAAGAGGTCGCGCAGTATCTCAGGGAACTTGTGGCGAAGACATTGCCAGACTACAACTACATGCATGAGCGGCGCCTGAGGCCCAGCTGATTTTTCTTGTATCGAAAAGATAGCATTTCTGAGAGGAGTTGAGTGCCGCTTGAACCTCGACACTCTATGTTGTTTTCACTCTTCCAGTGAGCTAGTTTTTATGTTGATTGGCTCTACACCTGATCTCTCCTAAGTTCGGAACTGTGACAGCTGAACAAGCTGGGTATTCAATTTTTTCAGCTCTGTACCCTGCTGAGTGGTTCAACCGCCTTCAAGAGTTATTTGGCAGTTGGACCGTGTGCGTTTCTAACGGTTTTTCTCGTTCGCAACGTGTAGATCGCGAAATTTCTTCAAAATTAGTACTGTGTTAATACAACAAAAATAGTGGCACGTATTTACTTGCTCAAGCATGGATTTAGTAGAGCTTGTCGGTCTGGCGCAACTTAACTCCAAGGGATATCACCGTGAGGCGTCCTGCGCTATGTCTAACACCCTAGCCATTTTCCTGTTTAAGCGTTAAAACACAGCTCAGCCTGGATCTAGTGGAGTGGCGCATCTTACCAGAAAAATCCAAAAGCCGTCCCTTGTCTTCACGACATTTCCTCAAAGGATGATTCCTCTCGACCAGAGCGGCTTATCTGAAGGTACTATTTGGTGACGTGGTCAAAAATTTGGCTTGCAAGTTGATGTCGAGCTCTAGGTGCGTTCAAGGAGATACATAATAAGCAGGGTAGTGTGACTGCCAGGTTAGTGAAGACCAATCAGCAAAAAGCGGAGAGATCACTTGTCCCCCATATTGTCACTAGCGGTACACCGAATGAGAGAGATCGGTGTTTGCCATTCGCTCCATGTATTCTCTTCGTAAGATGACCTCTTATCTAGGATGATTCGTTTAATATAGACGTTTCAAGCCTTCAAATTCGCCCCTGCGGCTAGCGCCCTGCTCTCGCCTGAAAAGTTGATAAGACCAGTAGATGGAAAAATTATAGCCAGAGTCAATCCCAGGAGACGTTTCGAACTTGTCGAATCTAATCCTGAAGAATGCAACCGCTCTTGGCTTCATATACACCAACATGGACGATATCATTTCCGACGATTTGGAGCACTTGGTTCAGCTCATCAAAGAAGCTTTGAACCAACAAAGTCACAAGTTAAC
Encoded here:
- a CDS encoding uncharacterized protein (ID:PFLUO_008511-T1.cds;~source:funannotate); amino-acid sequence: MSILSSLGLAICIGAMGSLVAAGPCDIYASGGTACVAAHSTTRALYDSYSGPLYQVSRASDGTTADIAPLSAGSVANAAAQDSFCEGTSCSITIIYDQSGNANHLTQAPGGGAAPGPDNLADATGAPVTLNGQKAYGVQIQPGMGYRCDTAVGTATGDEAEGLYAVLDGTDYNGACCFDYGNAETNNDDNGDAHMEAIYFGLGTGYGTGTGSGPWILADLENGLSAGDDFDVTSTNPSISWRFVTAIVKGEPNQWSIRGGNAASGSLGTYWSGAYPTGYSPMMKEGAIILGIGGDNSNGAQGTFYEGVMTSGYPSDDTENSVQANIVAAEYATGS
- a CDS encoding uncharacterized protein (ID:PFLUO_008512-T1.cds;~source:funannotate) — translated: MPIRLDLITLSALLLQVVPLVVAHPAPGSRPSGFVWPSNWAGNGDWGVSNGSPDSNGGSGNGWDGKGCGGHGGQWSGGGGPAPTVTVTSHCPSQPTQTITLTIDDDGVGAATITETVTSTITSETGPVTTEIITETDTIISTITDCIDTTTDLTTVTADASTSTITEPGPTVTSTETTTTGGETVTEPGVTETNTVTEIVTDTTTWTEYQTITDTVTSTETDTLIETTTVTTTTTATDPSCTSSPSGTLDYGTCSDPTIRWEYGLDGRNHYAFTTNNQVDFPFGSDTSIGSVAGLICNRLRSPCNAPQSTLDLCYQAQAAVSGLQGEEAARVWNDIITGNSP